The following DNA comes from Anopheles arabiensis isolate DONGOLA chromosome 3, AaraD3, whole genome shotgun sequence.
CAAAGAAGTGACAATAAGATTACTAAATGAAatacagcgaaaaaaaaatgccagcAAAGCAAGGGGTGAAATATCGAAAACGTATTCCCATCTAACTTCGAAGTCTGTACGCATAAGAGAACAAACTTTTGCAGCTACATATAAGATGCTAATTAATGAATACAAAACATCCTCTACCTAATTACATATTCATTGGCCAGGATGCAATTAATGCTAATTACTTTTCTCTTTAATCATTACAAAATCGCGACGTTTTGACACCGGCACCGTGCACTTGACgggattttaattaaataatttcatcCCATACGGAATCAAataaaggaagaaaatgcaTCCCATCTGTATTCCAACCGAACTTAAAAATGAACATTACGGTACGGTGAAAAACTCTGGTCAAAAACAAATTCACGCTTACAGCTTGCGGCGTtttagaaaatgtttgaaaaagcCCTAGAAAACTACTTCCATTTTATTTGCGAAGTTAAAATATCCTGTGCAGATGGTTTGATATTTGGTTACAAATTATTCCATAAATGTGCTTTTTatcgaaataaatcaaatatccatGTCGATGTGGtaattatcttttatcttcCTCTCTTTATCTACcagtattattttatttattttttccaattaACAATCCAGCTACGATCTGAAATTTTCCTTCACATCGCATACAATACAAATGCTCAACCATATGAACATGAGAAGCACACATGTGAGTTGATAACTCTGTTTAGCTTGTAGCATTAATGTTATGCTATGACTGATTTTCTCTTATCAAACCGATGCCGAATGCAGCAGTGAGCTGGTTTTGCGTTTTACACAAGATATGATGGGATTATTAATAAATGTTATTCATTCCTTTTCGTTCAATCGCTACGTTTCTGCTCGCATGAGATTATGACAGAAggcattttgtttcatttcgataGCCAATAACAATTACTTTTTTGATGGTTTTTTAATACATCAACAGGAAAACTACACCTCTTAATTTTATacggaaaggatggaaaataaatctttGGATGCTGAAATTCACATTGCCATGAAACaatacttttattttttcttatatttttaacacattttccgTAAACTATACGCATTGTATAGTTCGAGCcagtctcgtggtacagtcgtcaactcgcgcgacttaacaacatgcccgttataGCAGCTTCAAGCCCCGAAAAGGCCGAGCCCTCATGtataggactgactatcctgctatggggtaatcaataagtctcTGAAAACCAATCCCAATACGGTGGTTACAGACAGGGCTTGGCCGTCAACAGTTGTTGtatcaaagaaaaagaaaaaaataagcattgtgttgaaacataaatgaaaaaaaaagattatttttaatgatttttttgcaTAATCTACAACAGGAAACATATTTCTtgtttcaaaatagctgtaatttttaaaatgtaatcAATCAATCATATAATACAATTCAGGCAAACTATTTCTCAAGCAACCTGAAATCTTTCTATTATGTGAAATCTATATATGATTGACCATTTCCTTTGATTCAAAATTCCTGTTTTGCCGGCAATTTACAATCATCTCATCCTTAAACACACTCGGATCAGTATAAACAAGTAACACGGAATAAAACCCAAACACACGTTACAAAAGGAATACCAGAAAACGGATCAGGTCGTaataaaaattgcaatcatatTTCTGCTGATTGAAAAAGTTTATCTACATTTATGAATTTGtgcacagagacacacactcgGAAGGGAAGGGTGCACCGTGGCCGAATCGAATTCAGGATAGTAGAAATTGATTTTCGGTCCGATACTGAACCGGATGAACGGAAAAGGATGTCGCAATTGTGCTGTGATGGTCGTCTCAAAGTGAAATGCTGATTGTATTTGCTAAAAGAAGGAGGATGGAAGAGATAAGGATTGTGTGACACACGCACTTAACCTCCATATCCTGCAACAACAGCCGGAACCGGATACGTACGTAACGTCCAGAAGATTGGAAACTGGTTGGTTGCAATTATTCGCTTGTAAGCATTTTAGTCAACCGGGGATTCAAGATATTCAGTTTAGGTAATGCGCGTTTAAACGAAATGGTCTGTGTGTGCTTAAACAGAACGTTTCCGATAGGTTTCGAGTATGGAACAAATGCacataaataagcaaaacatACAAGTTGTTAGAGTTTAACAAACCACTTTTAAATTTCATACACGATTGTTCcgtttacaaataaaataaaataaagccgTTTCTAATTTTTGAAACAGAGTGATTGTGAAAAGTACCATTATACGATAATTAGCGAAAATAATATTCAATTtcatgtaaataaataatcaaataaatacataacTTACAATCACTTAATTAATCACTCTCGTGCTGCTTGATTAAAagttttttaatactttttctCTTGCAGTGGAATCAATCAACGACCACACAATCAATGTACAGCCGATTCGAACTCACCATTCCGGCAGCGTgtcagcaacaacaatggGACACACGACAGTTACACCTAATACACCCGCCACTACGATCCAATCGTCGGTCTCAGCCACTGCAAACCTGGTTGCCGCGACCGGCTTAGCCAAGGACTGTGCCGGGTGCGGGAAGCGTATAACCGAGCGCTTTCTATTGAAAGCACTAGATATCTTCTGGCACGAAGATTGCCTCAAGTGTGGTTGCTGTGATTGCCGCCTGGGAGAGGTCGGCTCAACATTGTATACTAAAGCGAATCTTATCCTATGTAAGCGAGACTACCTTAGACTATTCGGCACGACTGGATACTGTGCCGCTTGCAACAAGGTGATACCGGCATTCGAAATGGTAATGCGTGCCAAAAACAATGTCTATCATCTAGAATGCTTCGCATGCCAACAGTGCAATCATAGGTACGGAAGAGAGGAATCATTTTTGCAACTTCGATACTAGCAAGCAATTTACCCTATTTATATATTaaccttttcttcttttcattcaTACCAGATTCTGCGTTGGCGATCGTTTCTATTTATGTGATAATAAAATTCTATGCGAATATGACTACGAAGAGCGATTGGTGTTTGCTAGTATGGCCTGTAATCCGTCTAGCTTGGCGCATATTCGGAGGCAAGTTAGTAATTTACAGGTAAAATCAAAACACCCTTAGATGAATCCCTCCCCGGTTTGAATGCTCCCGCATACATCATGGCTTACATTTTCTATGTTACATTTTCACATTGCGTTTGTTACCTCTACCGATTTTTTTAATCCGACATAccatattcatttttttgtgtgtatttccTTATTTACATTATATTATCATTCGGAGGTATAAGTGTAGCTATAAAATGGGCAGTAACTGAATTTCTTGATTTAATAGCCTCATATTCGCTTAGCCAGTAACCTGTGGGATGACTACCTTTAGGCATTATGATCATAAGAGTTTTAAACATTGCAGGCATTGCTGTTATAAACATGTTATTATTTAGATTTAGTTTATCGTTAATCGCTTCCTGATCACTACTGATGATACACGAAGCTCAATATTATAATGACGGTGTGCAAGGGATCCAAAGTATGACAAACGAATAGTAGCTTTTTAGGGTGCTTGTGTAATGGTTGGAAATAATTTACGCGCGGCATCGGCAAGACACCGTAAAGCTTGGTTACGAGTTTAATATCACGCCTGTGACAATAAATGGAGCATTACAAACAACCGAAGGTATTGTTGGTTGCCCGATTTGTGTCATCAAGAAAATATAACTGACATCTGGAAGCACGTTTATTGTGCCTGCTTTCAAAAGATTATAACAGCAACGCCCAAAATGTCTATAAAACGTGATTGAACGTTACCCCGTTGATATTTCATCAACACGTGGTTTCAAAATAAACTGGATTCTTTACGGCCTGCTGCAGTTGCGTCTTTCAGCCTATGTGTAGCGAATACGGCATGGGGACGCAAATGTTGATTCTGCTCCTTCTTTGGTCAATTACAGCAGCTTTAAAATCTACGtaccatttgttttaaaatgctaGTGTATAAACCCAAAttgtgtaacaaaaaaaactgtgtttgtgtaattCCAACATacctttaaatatttaaaaatattagaaaCCAACGACCGAAAATAGAATAGAACACACATAACTTAAAGTAATAATATTCTTAGTATTCGTATAACAAAAAGAACAATCCAATTCAATGCTGTGATTTCTGAATGAACCCACATACCGACCCTTTAAATCAGatgtgtcaaactcatttatTCATGGTCTCATGCTCAAGGGCCACATGTTAACTAGAAAATCCTTTCGTGTGCCGAATATTCCTACGTCCATTTTAAATATCGATGCTAAAGGTATTCCATTTCAAATACAGACTGGATTAATCATAACTTCGTAGCGTCGCGGGCCGCATACAGAACCCTCAGCGGGACGCCAGTTTGACATATCTACTCTATACAATATGTGTAATTTGGTATTATTGGTATTATTGGTATTAAATTAGtattaattgaataaaatctatttaattaattgaataaaatctaaaaatattttcaaaaaaggaaacgatttcatattttctattgatttttaattaaattaaaattctaaaTTAAATTGAGTGAAAAGAATACAAAATATAGTTTTTTGATAATGTTTAGCTTGCAAATTACACAAAAACGCAAATATGAAAattccatagaaaaaaaacgaagtagTATTCAATTCCACAActatttacattattttctgCAATAACATATGAAACATATGCAATAACCTTCTTTTTTGAGTTggggaaaataataaatttatatttattttacaagaCGCCATATGTTGATaacaaaatagaagaagaagaagaagaagaagaagaaaaagcgaaagaagaagaagaagaagaagaagaagaagaagaagaagaagaagaaaaaaagtagaagaagaagaagaaaaagaagaagaagaataataataagaagaagaaaaagatttttttttataaatttatgatTTCTGACATTCAGGAACATACatttaaattgtattaaaTAGTTTCACTGAATCTAATTGTCCCCCATGTTATCATGACTACCGGGACAAACATTTCAATCGCTAGGACTTTCGAAGATTATTTGACatgcaaaaaattaaatgtaaacaGACGCTATTTataaaaattagaaaataacTCATTagatttgttttgaaaatttatagTGCATCGCATAGTGCTGTTGTCAATTTAAAGAGTGCAATATTTATATCGCTTGAACAACTGGTTCTAACAATACTTCTTCCAACgactttgaaatattttactagaaaaaaaagtatgtcGAAACTGGAGTGTGTCTAAGCTTGTAGTTTTCaattatcaaaataaatacaaaccttaattttcatttaatttcattctgaaattcatttttgttgtaaaactttCAATTATTAATATGATTGTTGTATTAACAAGGATGATTTCAAAAAAACAACTGTGGGTACCAACAAACAGGGCCACATAAAGTAAACGTAGCCAAAGCAGCAAAGTGAACTAGAGTTTCTAACGTCAAGACTAAAATTATAAATTCAGTACAATGTGGCTTACTAACGTTTTGCCTAGATACCACAATGGTTGATAATCGTATTGATGCACCCAGGAGCTATACAATTTGCTTTCGTGCTTACCGATAAAACAAGCCATAGGTCACATGTGATCTACCAAAGCTCGTATGTAACATAGCTAGCCTGTTATGGATAGCAGATATACGTTTGATACGGCTCTATTTCGCCATAAGCAACGCAACGTCTTTGTGAATTCGTTGTAAAACAagcaccaaaaacacacacacacactctctctctctattggATAAACGACAAGAATAACTATTTACGTATGTAGAAGAAAATTATACAATTTACTATAATTAGATTTTATTTGGATATGTTTCTCAGTAAACTTAGAGAGATGGGTCATTTGTGAAAACTTTCATGTGGCACCATCATACCATCATACTTGCTAACACCATCCGACATACACTTTTGCGTACGGAGCGGTTGAATCATCAGCTCAACCATTGTATTGATGCCGGCACGCGAAAACGATCCGTCGCTTATGGCTGAAGAATATCCCTAGCGCCGAAAGAGAATAGACAAGGCAAAAAGTGTAGAAGTTTCAAAGTATGAactattttaaaatgtgtaaCTGCATTGTTATctatgattgagatcatgttATGGCCTTTCAACACAAAGCAGTGTCAGCGAGCACTGCAAAATATGACGCAGAACAACCATACATGCCCTTGGgtcatgttttgtttggtttgtttgcttttttagtTTGCTCGTCTTTGCCGCTTCGTAAAATCTATGGCGAATCTCAAGCAATTTGCAACCTGAAGTAGTTTATGACTTGGTTTTCGGTGATGTGCTAAACCGCACTTTCATAAACAAGACATTCTCTGCGCGATGAGGTCAAACATCAAACTAGCATTACGTGTGATGGGACTGTTGGAAGTTCGTTTTTACTTTATAATTAGGTATATGCAAACAACACGACTCTTGATTAGCTATCCAGTAACAAATTATGGCACATGTGATTTAGTGAGTTTGATAGCAGATATGCATGACTTAAATGCACAGATCAACATTGTATGCATTTTGCATTGGCATGTTATTTTAGATCTTAATTACCTAAATTTTAAAAACTGGATATTGATCATATCATGCATAGTTAGAAAAAGGACAAAATATAACATTCTAAACTTTGTTCAAGCGAAACCCTTTCAAATTGTTTTTCTATAATGTGTGTATAAATTCATGACGTACACCATCTACAAATACTGTCGTAAATAGATGCGTTGAATGTTGGAACAAAATGgaatacacacccacactaaTGGACGGATAAAATCACACAATGGTCGTGGTTGGAGGCAtttgaaaatgtataaattaagGATGAATGGGGCAAGAGAAATCAACAAATAtgtttaatgaatttaattaaaattttgtaacAGAGCAGGACCGCACCATATGCAGTCCTATCACAGATCCTTTGTCTCCCATTCCTATATACTCCTAATAAGctgctcgtttttttgtggCAATGAATTCGAAGCCATTTCTGAGATTGActgagagcaaaaaaaaacagtactattcttttattttacgaAACAAATCCACAGACGACCAACCAAAACGTTTGCCAAAATGGTATGCAACGCTTGTCAACGCTGTGACTGTTTTTcgttgcacttttatcattaATTAAAACGAATAAATCAGTTTTGCAGGAGCCGGCGCTcttaaataataacaaattcAGCGAGTGAATGTACTCGTTCAAGGATATATGGTGAACATAAATGCTATAATATATGAATTTACTTTACTTATTTGTGGTAGAGTTCGGTTTCCATAGCTTGTTGCAGCTCGGTCCATAAGCCTCGGTCTGAAAGGTATTTTTTCCAACAACTGGTCATTTAGTAGCTTGTGTAGCAGTACTTTAAGCTAATTATTTGAACCGAAAACGAAAAATCGTCGTCATGAAAAAACAAAGCTGACCAATTAAGCTCAAGTGAGCGATGTTTTTTTAAGTCATGGCTACAAATTATTTGACGTACTGATGTGTACAGGTCAGATGTGTACGAGAGAGCtgatttagaataataaatgcaCAATGATACGCGTGGCGTAAAGTAAAACGGGGTAAAATAGGTAActaaaagaataaaaaggcAGTGGTCAACAAAACGGATACACATTTATTGTGAACATAAGCTAAAAAGCTCAACGCAAATTAGCGCGCATACGCCTTCATTTTGAGAGcacaaaagaaaattaattataaacaGGATAATAACTTTTCTTGTGCATCTTTAATCTTTTGCagataattaaaaatttataattaGAATACACAGAGAACAGATCTAGCGATAAAGTGGAATGGAGTGCAATGGAACTCGGTGTGTGTTTAGCTACAAGAAGGAACCTGTACACGGCAACGTACGACAAATAAAACACTGGAAAACCATTTCGCTAAATAATTAGTACTCACTCTTCATATTTACATGCGAaaatgaagaggaaaaaaaggattcgTGTTACGAAAATAATTGAAAGTTTGGAGAAAAATAGTGTAAGCTGTGAAGTATTGATTAATGTCGAGTACTTCTTTTACCTTGCCCTAAttccaaaaagaaaagaaaaacttgtAATGCATTTTTAGCAGATTATGCACGTATTTGAgtatttagttttaaaaaggatttttatttttttcattcgtgttctttttttaaatattgtcaCATCTTTCTCTCCTTACATTTTACAATCCTAATTAAAACGAGTCCTATATTTACtcattttcgttcgtttccatTCTTTAATATTCAGCTCCCCTTTTTCGCACTCCTTCGTAATATATAGCATTGTTCCGCAgtctccccccctccccccctatctctctctttctctctatctctctctctctctctctctctctctcacactctctctccatctcctctctttctctctctcctctcttaCTCTTTCTCCCTTGATTATAACCATTTCTTGTGCAATCCCTGCATTCCTCATATAAAAGcataaataatgtaaaaatgtTTAACGATGTTTCGCCTTAATTAAATATgtacattttttgttcttttccttcttttgcgCTCTGCCTGTTGTCTGAAATGAATCGAAATCCATGCAAAACCGTAGCCCACTGGAGAAAACCATCTCGCGAGTGCCGGACGTTTGCCACCAACCAGTATTAATCGATCTCCATACGTAGCAGAAAAGGCCGGATTggtccaacaacaacaacagcagcaccaacaatcaccatctcaacaacaacaaccctcTGCAACAGTTGCGGTAGCGACTACATCATCGGCAACGTCGATAGCACCAACAACGTGCGAATCACATCCATCCTGCTTACCAGCTACTTCGTCCTCAATGCATCAAATCCAGCCCGGAAGTAGCAATCTTCAGCAGCAACATTCCACACAACAGCCGCAAcacccacagcagcagcagcagcaacaacaacagcatcatcatcatcatccaagcAACCCGGGTCCACATCGAGACGATGGTTCCAGCGGCTATGGAAGTCCCGATTCAGAAACGTTCGAAATGTCCAACAATCAATGACGTTTGATTTCGGGCATTACCAAAATGTGCTGATGATGCACAAaagaatgttttttgtttgcgacAGTAACGCGGTAACGGAAAAGTTAAGTTTGGTGCATTTTTACGTTGCAAACTTTTACGTAATTATTGGAAGGCGACTCTATGTACTCAACTCAAAAGTTCTAGTCAAATTAGATGAGCCAACAGTTTTCATAGCAGGGAATCCAGCAGCTAAATAAGAGTTTCTCTTGGTTGAATATAGGCTCAATTTCGTTCCTATGCTTTTCATTATAGATAAAAGGAATGCAATCTTCTTTTCTTGCTCCAATTTATTATCTATATAATATGATAGCGAACGCCTTATCACAATACACTGGCGAATGGCAGCGTAACGGCGAAAAAATAGGAAAGCACGGTACCGCAGGTAATACAAATCCGGTGgcaaatataataaatatcaaAGGTTTATCAACGGACTTCACATGTCCATACGCAAGGAAATAATTAATCGAAACGACTTTCGCCCTCACTATCACCAATAACTCTATTAATCTGGGTCTTCCAAAGACTGTCCTGCATTATGAAGTACGTgctgattattttttaaatttttttgtaCCGTTGAAAACTTTCCACTGGCCCATTATTTTAAGTCCCATTACATTCCTTagtttatcattatttttataaaactaTATCGACAAAAAGTTCAGTGCATAGTGATAACTATGTCGAATACTTTACAATGTTATCGAAATATTCATATGTATTATTTCGCAGTAATAAATTGTTGAATAAATAGTTTGAAGAACAACGTGTTCTTTTTCCCACTTCCACGCACGTTAGCATTCCAGATACGTGTCTCTCCTTCTTGGCGCATACGATCTACGCAGAGATAACCAGATTAATGTAGACTTACTTGACATAATTATACATCATGACGGAATAGTCAGTGAGTCCATGCATCCGGAAGGTAGTGCATGAACGAGAACCAAGCTGCGTCCGGTTTTACAAGAACCAGTTTCATTTCGGCAGACTCTTCAATAAACCTCTTGGCCGCTCCGTAACGTTGAAATACAAAAGTGTAATAACTTTTCCTTCACAAAGTACCGCAGCATAACTGGATAGTTGGTTCTGCATATGGGAATAATGTCTGGACGGGAAGCGAACACGCTCTTCttcaatgttgattttttcctcttttctttAACTGCTTTAATTGTTCGATCCTAATCCCATCAATTGCACATTTTGTTCTGCTATATCCTCTTTTTAAACATATCCCAGATTCATATTTTGTTCCGTGTATAGTAATGTAAAAACTGTTAAATTATTGTCTAGGTACAGCGGTGTAGTAAAAGTATTTCATGCTATGCTCGTAGTAGCAGAAGTACGGCGCCAAGTATGTATTTGTTTTAAGCAACGTCAGTTTACTATTTGCTTTGATAAAGGCAAACGattagaaaataaaatgacCAGACTATGTACAGTTTGCTTGCTTTACACGTAATTCAAATCACAACTAAGCGAAGAGCTACTCTAAGAACTATTTTAGGCAGACTAATATAAAATACTAAATAAACACAACCTCGGAGACTTGCAGTAGCTGTAGCAGCCCGTAAATACATTACGATTTACACAGAACATGTAAACATGCTATGCGGATAGTCGTGCCAGTATGTATTACTATACGATGGAAAAGGAAGACACTGTAGCAATGACATGTTCCAAGCATAGGTAATGtgtaaaaggtttttttttaacaaatcgaATATTATAAGAAGAACATTGCACTCGGATGTAAAAACAAGTTTGACCTGAGAACTACACCTAACAATAATTCGCACACTTATATAGTAATGAAAGCCAATGTAAATACGATTTCAATAATAACTGCAATCTAAAAGTAACAATAAAATTGTCATCTATGAAGAAACTCGCTTACATTGACTCCAATTGTATGCGATTCTTTACAGCATACTAGCGGTGACATGGCGGTTCATTTAATGCGAACAATAAGAACCACGGAAAGAACACCACATACATGTAAGTCACAACATTATAGGTATCGACTTTCTGCTCTGAAATATACACAAGTGATTGTTGATTGTCGTTCGACCCAATTGTCAATTTGTAGCCAGCAAAGGAGCGATCAGCTAATGGCAATAATTTGATATAAACGCTTAATTCGGTCCAATGTTGTTTATTCAATTATAAACATGCTTTCTTCtagattttgtttacaaattgaatatatttcacatttttagtTGATCTTAGTAGCTTGCCCAAGGCTTTTGGCTAAGGCGAACATAAATGGTACGATTTGTTAAACCTATGTAAAGATATTAATAGTTAAACTAAATGTTAGAAAAGCATAGAACGATATATTCATATCGATGATCAGATCTCATTCTTCGaagaaataattattaatcCTATTCACTACATTTCTTTACCAGCAGtgcttttgctatttttgaATGGCAAACAAAAGAGTATGTTAAATTTGTCAGTCGCAATCGAATGCCTTCCGTAATCGCACTAAGACATGTCGCTGTTAAATATCAATTCAAAGAAATATGTATTCGTATACGAAAATATTCAATCTCGTCACGAATGAATGGAAAACTTGGATcataatttcttttctttttgcctaAAATTCGTCGTGCCGCGTTAAAGCCTCACCAAAATCGGTCGCCTGCGACCCGACAAACAGGTCGTACTTTTCAATAATTTCCTCCTTTGTTAGCTTTTCATCTGCGTCAGAGTCTGCCTCGTAGATCAAATGACGGGCTTCGGCTTCCGCATGGTCAAAGTCCGCCGGAGTGATCCAATCTTTCACCTCCTGGTTGTCCATGAAGCCATCCTTATTTTTGTCACTGCAATGTAAAATATCAACAGGGTAAGACGGTTTCGCACCTTTTTGTGTAACCATACATACCGGAAGTTGGTAAAGGTTTCGCGTTCGTGTTTTACCCAATCCGGTTCTTCTTCATTCTGTTCACCTTGCCGATACATATCGCCAATGTACTCTTCGACTGACACCTTTCCGTCACTATCCTTGTCAATGTCCTCGATGGTCTCCGTTACTACAACGTCGCGCATGTGACTGCTTTCCTCGGGATGGAGAAAATCGGTAAACTCTTCCCTCGTGAGTTCATCATCTCCGTCACGATCCGCAATGCTCCAGCGGCGTCGGTCGCGCTTCATCATAGTGCGGTAGGAAAAATGTTCATCGCTCGGATGGTCCGGTTCCTGCGCCGCAAGCTCGTCCAGGAATCCATACACATTCTTGCGGTATGTGTCCCAGTGCACCTTCTCCGTGTTGTTCGGATTATGCGTCTTCCACTGACGGTTGACATCATCGTCGATGTAGCGCCTCTGTGTGTACTGAATCCACGCTTTCAGCTCAGACATATTAACGAACCCATCATTGTCTCTGTCTATTTTATCTACGATGAGTCtggcgaaatagtgaaatcatTTTAACCAATTAGCGACACAATTGTTGCACTTTAATGCATGCTACGCGGCGCGACGTGATTACGCGATTAATTCCCATCTATCCAAGCTTACCATATTGTGCGTCGGCTCGCGTTTACTTACCCCAAGCGTCTTCTGCTTTCGTCCGCTTCGAGCTGATCAAACGTTTTAGCATCTTCGCCAAGAAATGCTTCGTGATCGTACTGTTTGTTATGCTCATCGTTTTGATAATGTTGCGCATGGCTTAGGGGATCATGATCCAACACTCGTTTTTCCTCCGGCTTTGGGATAGCAGACACGGCGTAGTTGAACAACAAGCAGATGCTCATTGCGAATACGAACATCGTTTTCATTGTTATTGTTTAGGATGGACTTTTTCGGGTGTAGTTTCCGTTTGCGTTCAATTCACCTAAAAATGCTGGAAACGGCCAAAGAAAATGGATGATCTCCAAGCATTAGAACTAGAAATGTGTtaacttcatttttaattacatGTGCAGCATTCGACAACATATGAGCATTGTCAAAGTAACAATTAGTACCAGCTTCAGAAAAAATAACTAATATCAATTCTAAAGATCACTAAGCTTGGACCATTCAGTAAAGAGCGCCATAAACGTTAAAACAGTGTGTCAAATTAGGCCACGTCATATCCCGTAAATCAAGACTGTCCAATAACCAGAAGGATGCAAATAATGTGAAATAGAACTTACTATATTGAGCCTCTATATTGAGTCACACGAACTTGGAGTTTACCACAGAAAAGAACTCCTCTTATAGGTAAAATCTATTCATAATGACACTACAATAACGAAATATATGAGGCCTGGACGTGTAACAGAATTAACACCGTTCTGATGTGCCTTGTGTGGATGCTGAACTAAAACTAAATTCTGTACTGCTTcttcaaataaacataaaccacGTTGCGTCGGCGGTCCACGGGAGACGATAGACGGGTTAAATGAGCATAAGCGGAAGTAAACCAAGACGAGAAGA
Coding sequences within:
- the LOC120903706 gene encoding LIM/homeobox protein Lhx6-like isoform X3, with the translated sequence MGHTTVTPNTPATTIQSSVSATANLVAATGLAKDCAGCGKRITERFLLKALDIFWHEDCLKCGCCDCRLGEVGSTLYTKANLILCKRDYLRLFGTTGYCAACNKVIPAFEMVMRAKNNVYHLECFACQQCNHRFCVGDRFYLCDNKILCEYDYEERLVFASMACNPSSLAHIRRQVSNLQPTGENHLASAGRLPPTSINRSPYVAEKAGLVQQQQQQHQQSPSQQQQPSATVAVATTSSATSIAPTTCESHPSCLPATSSSMHQIQPGSSNLQQQHSTQQPQHPQQQQQQQQQHHHHHPSNPGPHRDDGSSGYGSPDSETFEMSNNQ
- the LOC120903706 gene encoding LIM/homeobox protein Lhx6-like isoform X2 — its product is MHSTENVAVESINDHTINVQPIRTHHSGSVSATTMGHTTVTPNTPATTIQSSVSATANLVAATGLAKDCAGCGKRITERFLLKALDIFWHEDCLKCGCCDCRLGEVGSTLYTKANLILCKRDYLRLFGTTGYCAACNKVIPAFEMVMRAKNNVYHLECFACQQCNHRFCVGDRFYLCDNKILCEYDYEERLVFASMACNPSSLAHIRRQPTGENHLASAGRLPPTSINRSPYVAEKAGLVQQQQQQHQQSPSQQQQPSATVAVATTSSATSIAPTTCESHPSCLPATSSSMHQIQPGSSNLQQQHSTQQPQHPQQQQQQQQQHHHHHPSNPGPHRDDGSSGYGSPDSETFEMSNNQ
- the LOC120903708 gene encoding calumenin, encoding MKTMFVFAMSICLLFNYAVSAIPKPEEKRVLDHDPLSHAQHYQNDEHNKQYDHEAFLGEDAKTFDQLEADESRRRLGLIVDKIDRDNDGFVNMSELKAWIQYTQRRYIDDDVNRQWKTHNPNNTEKVHWDTYRKNVYGFLDELAAQEPDHPSDEHFSYRTMMKRDRRRWSIADRDGDDELTREEFTDFLHPEESSHMRDVVVTETIEDIDKDSDGKVSVEEYIGDMYRQGEQNEEEPDWVKHERETFTNFRDKNKDGFMDNQEVKDWITPADFDHAEAEARHLIYEADSDADEKLTKEEIIEKYDLFVGSQATDFGEALTRHDEF
- the LOC120903706 gene encoding LIM/homeobox protein Lhx6-like isoform X1, which encodes MHSTENVAVESINDHTINVQPIRTHHSGSVSATTMGHTTVTPNTPATTIQSSVSATANLVAATGLAKDCAGCGKRITERFLLKALDIFWHEDCLKCGCCDCRLGEVGSTLYTKANLILCKRDYLRLFGTTGYCAACNKVIPAFEMVMRAKNNVYHLECFACQQCNHRFCVGDRFYLCDNKILCEYDYEERLVFASMACNPSSLAHIRRQVSNLQPTGENHLASAGRLPPTSINRSPYVAEKAGLVQQQQQQHQQSPSQQQQPSATVAVATTSSATSIAPTTCESHPSCLPATSSSMHQIQPGSSNLQQQHSTQQPQHPQQQQQQQQQHHHHHPSNPGPHRDDGSSGYGSPDSETFEMSNNQ